CGTCGAGGTGCACGAGAGCCGCTACGGGCGCGAGCTCGTCGTCGACGGGACGTTCGCGTCGCTCTACCGGCCGGGGCGCGCGACGACCGGCTCGGTGTGGGATGCGATCGCGGCGCCCGTGCTCGCGCTTCCGCCGGAGCGCCGACGCCGCTTCCTCTTCCTCGGGCTCGCCGCGGGGAGCGCGGCGCGGGTCGTGCGCGCGATCGCGCCGCGCGCCGAGCTGGTCGGCGTCGAGATCGACCGCGAGGTGCTGCGCGTCGCGCGCGCCCACTTCGACCTCGACGCGCTGCGCGTCGAGGTGCTGCGCGACGACGCGCTGGCGGTGCTCGAACGCGAACGGCGGCGCTTCGATGCCATTCTCGACGACGTGTTCGTCGGGCGCGGCGACGCCGTGCACAAGCCGGCGTGGATCCCGCATCCCGCCCACGACCTCGCGCGCGCGCGTCTCGCGTCGGGCGGCGTGCTCGTCGCGAACACGCTCGACGAGGCGTCGCGCGTCGCCGCGAGCCTCGGCGCGTCCTTCCCGCGCGTCGTGTCGATCGAGATCGAAGGGTTCGACAACCGCGTGCTCGTCGGCGGCCCGCGGCCGCTCTCGGCGCGCGTCCTGCGCGCGGCGATCGCCCGCAGCGATGTCCTGCGCGAGACGCTTCGCGAGCTGCGGCTGCGCACGCTCGCGCGGTAGGCGTCGGAGTCGTCGGCGGCTTCGGCCGCCCGCTCAGTGCTCGTCGAGGAAGTCCGCGACCAGCTGGTTGAAGCGCTCGGCCGCCTCGACCATGACGAGGTGCGCCGCGAAGCGGATCGTGACGAGCCGCGCGTCCGGCACCTCGTCGGCGATCTCGCGCAGAAGGCGGGGCGGCGTCAGCTGATCGTTGCGACCGCTGACGACGAGCGTCGGGTGCTGGATGCGACGCAGGCGGTCGTAGGTGTCGTGCTCCATGCACGCCATGCACTGCCGTGCGAACAGGTCGGCGGTCATCGGCAGGTCGCCCTTCGACAGGTACTCGACCATTCCCTGGATCAGGTCCGTCTGCGCGAGCGTCTCGTCCTGCAGCGACCACAGCATCCGCTCGCGCACCATCGCGTCCATCGCGAAGCCGCGCGCGGCGAGCGAGGCCCAGTGGTCGAGCAGCATGCGCCGCTTCGCGTCCGCGCGCGCGTAGGTGCCGGTGAGCACGAGACGCCGCAGCCGCGCGGGGTGCTGGAGCGCGAGCTCCTGGGCGGCCATCCCGCCCATGAACGCGCCGAGCACGTCCGCGGTCGGGATCTGCAGGGCGTCGAGCAGGCCGACCATGTCGTCGGCGAGGTCGGCCGTGGTGAAGGGCTTGCCGTCGTCGTCGCTCGCGCCGACGCCGCGGTGGTTGAAGAGGACGACGCGTCCGCGCTTCGAGAGCTCGGGAACCTGGAGCGGGAGCCAGCCCTTGTAGGAGCCGCCGGTGCCGGTCGCGAGCAGGAGCGGGACGGCGGGCCCGCTGCCGTGGACCTCGTACTCGATCCGTCGCGAGCGGTAGTGGACGATCGGCATGCGACCATCGTACCGCGGACCGCGCGCTGCGCGGGGGCGGACCGCGCGCTGCGCGGGGGCGGACCGCGCGCTGCGCGGGGAGCCGGGGGCGGCGCGCTAGCCGCCGAGCTTCTTCAGGTCGGTCAGCACGCCCTTGGCGACGGCCTTGAGCGTCTCGAAGACGCCCTTGCCGACGGTCGCGCAGGCCTCGAACTCCGGGACGCCGTTCGGGTTGAGCACCCGTCGCATCTCCTCGAGCGGCGCCGCGTTCGGGAGGTCGCGCTTGTTGTACTGGATCACGTACGGGAGCTTCGCGAGGTCGTAGCCCTGCTCGCGCAGGTTCACGCCGAGGTTCTCGAGACTCTCGACGTTCGCCTCCATGCGCTCGATCTGGCTGTCGGCCACGAACACGACGCCGTCCACGCCCTTCAGGATGAGCTTGCGACTCGCGTCGTAGAAGACCTGGCCGGGCACCGTGTACAGATGGAAGCGCGTCTTGAAGCCGCGGATCTCGCCGAGCGCGAGCGGCAGGAAGTCGAAGAAGAGCGTGCGCTCCGTCTCCGTCGCGAGGGAGATCATCTTCCCCTTCACGTCGGGATTCGTCTTGCTGTAGATGTACTGCAGGTTCGTCGTCTTCCCGCACAGGCCCGGGCCGTAGTAGACGATCTTGCAGTTGATCTCGCGCGACGAGTAGTTGATGAACGACATGGGTGCGGCCGCCTAGTCCGAGAACAGGTTGTCGATGTCGTCGTCGGTGATCTCGGCGAACGGAGAGCCCCCGGCGCGCGCGTCTTGCTCGGTCTTCTTCTCGATGTCCTCGAAGATCTTCGCCAGCTCGCCGGTCGCCTTCTTCACGCGCAGCCGCACCAGGCCGAGCGAGCTGCGGTCGTCGAAGATGACCACCAGGATGATGCGCGTCCCCACCATCGTGATGTGGAGGTTGTCGCGCTGGCCCTGGTGGAAGTGGGTCGGGAACTCCTCCTCGCCGACGATCTTGGCGAGGCCGCCGGTCGCTGCGATGCAGCCGGCCGTGAGCGAGGCGAGGCTCGTGCTGTCGATGCCGGTGAGTTCGCCGGCCTCGGCCATCAGGTGACCGTTCTTGTCGACGAGGAAGACGCCCTTCGAGTTGGCGTCGCGCACGAGCCGCGAGATGACGACGAGGATGCGTTTGTGGTCCTCATCGCGCATGACGAGCTGGGCTTCGAACATCGGCAGGCGCCTCTGTAACCGCTCGGAATGACGAGGATTCCGGTGCAATCTATCCGGAGCCCACTCCAAGGGCAACCAAGTTGACGACGGGCGGCATCGGATTCGCCACCCGGCGGCTTGAGTGCGGCATTCGCCGGAGCGGCCGCACTAGCGATCGAGCGGGCGCCGATGCTCGAGCGACCGGCCCACCGTCACGTGGTCCGCGTACTCGAGGTCGCCGCCGAGCGGCATGCCGTAGGCGATGCGCGAGAGCGCGACGCCCGCGTCGGCGAGCCGGTCGGCGATGTAGTGCGCGGTCGCGTCGCCCTCGGCGTTCGGATTCGTGGCGAGGATGACCTCGCGGACGTCGCCCGCGCGCACGCGCGCCTCGAGCTCGCCGATCCGCAGCTCGTCGGGGCCCACGCCGTCGATCGGCGACAGCGTGCCGCCGAGCACGTGATAGTGGCCGCGGTAGCCGCCGCTCCGCTCGACCGCGACGAGGTCGGCCGGCTCCTCCACCACGCACACGAGCGCCGCGTCGCGCGAGCCGTCGCGGCAGACGCCGCAGGGCGATGCGTCCGTCAGGTTGAAGCATCGCTCGCACAGCACCGTGTCCTGCTTGAGCCGCGCGATCGCGTCGCCGAGCTCGGCGACGAAGCCGTCGGCCGCGCCGAGCAGGAAGAAGGCGAGCCGCGTGGCCGACTTCTCGCCGATGCCGGGCAGCCGCCGCAG
This genomic interval from Myxococcota bacterium contains the following:
- a CDS encoding fused MFS/spermidine synthase, with protein sequence MEQRVDGRARRAERPRVEVHESRYGRELVVDGTFASLYRPGRATTGSVWDAIAAPVLALPPERRRRFLFLGLAAGSAARVVRAIAPRAELVGVEIDREVLRVARAHFDLDALRVEVLRDDALAVLERERRRFDAILDDVFVGRGDAVHKPAWIPHPAHDLARARLASGGVLVANTLDEASRVAASLGASFPRVVSIEIEGFDNRVLVGGPRPLSARVLRAAIARSDVLRETLRELRLRTLAR
- a CDS encoding alpha/beta fold hydrolase; protein product: MPIVHYRSRRIEYEVHGSGPAVPLLLATGTGGSYKGWLPLQVPELSKRGRVVLFNHRGVGASDDDGKPFTTADLADDMVGLLDALQIPTADVLGAFMGGMAAQELALQHPARLRRLVLTGTYARADAKRRMLLDHWASLAARGFAMDAMVRERMLWSLQDETLAQTDLIQGMVEYLSKGDLPMTADLFARQCMACMEHDTYDRLRRIQHPTLVVSGRNDQLTPPRLLREIADEVPDARLVTIRFAAHLVMVEAAERFNQLVADFLDEH
- a CDS encoding ADP-ribosylation factor-like protein; amino-acid sequence: MSFINYSSREINCKIVYYGPGLCGKTTNLQYIYSKTNPDVKGKMISLATETERTLFFDFLPLALGEIRGFKTRFHLYTVPGQVFYDASRKLILKGVDGVVFVADSQIERMEANVESLENLGVNLREQGYDLAKLPYVIQYNKRDLPNAAPLEEMRRVLNPNGVPEFEACATVGKGVFETLKAVAKGVLTDLKKLGG
- a CDS encoding roadblock/LC7 domain-containing protein, giving the protein MFEAQLVMRDEDHKRILVVISRLVRDANSKGVFLVDKNGHLMAEAGELTGIDSTSLASLTAGCIAATGGLAKIVGEEEFPTHFHQGQRDNLHITMVGTRIILVVIFDDRSSLGLVRLRVKKATGELAKIFEDIEKKTEQDARAGGSPFAEITDDDIDNLFSD
- the recR gene encoding recombination mediator RecR, with product MKTSPAIDRLVAALRRLPGIGEKSATRLAFFLLGAADGFVAELGDAIARLKQDTVLCERCFNLTDASPCGVCRDGSRDAALVCVVEEPADLVAVERSGGYRGHYHVLGGTLSPIDGVGPDELRIGELEARVRAGDVREVILATNPNAEGDATAHYIADRLADAGVALSRIAYGMPLGGDLEYADHVTVGRSLEHRRPLDR